Proteins encoded together in one Bosea sp. (in: a-proteobacteria) window:
- a CDS encoding NADH:flavin oxidoreductase: MTADVHSRSTISVGSLFAPLDRGPVHLRNRLVMAPMTRRQAPGGVLGEANAAYYRRRAESGVGLIISEGTWIDHPVASDAKDIPRFYGSDALAGWQLVIDEVHRAGGRIFPQIWHTGTRRPVASAGWNPELLPIGPSGLAFVEPGATEPRQVSRPMTQADIDQVIEAFAEAAARAHRIGADGVEIHGAHGYLIDQFLWEKTNHRTDSYGGSPENRVRFATEIVRECRRRTAPDFPIGLRFSQWKAADYDARIAHDPQELARLLEPLADAGVDVFHCSTRRFWEPAFTGSDLSLAGWTKKLTGKITIGVGSVGLDQAHIARPQEQVGGYTTKTVPLDRLVHLMEREEFDLIAVGRSLLVDHKWPEKVRDGAWEDITAYSSQSRNVFY; this comes from the coding sequence ATGACAGCTGACGTTCATTCCCGATCCACGATCTCTGTAGGCTCGTTGTTCGCACCGCTGGATCGCGGCCCGGTTCACCTGCGAAATCGCCTGGTGATGGCGCCGATGACGCGCCGTCAGGCACCTGGCGGCGTGCTGGGCGAGGCCAATGCAGCCTATTACCGCCGCCGCGCGGAATCCGGCGTCGGGCTGATCATATCGGAAGGAACCTGGATCGATCATCCGGTCGCCTCCGACGCGAAGGATATACCGCGCTTCTATGGCAGCGATGCACTCGCGGGCTGGCAGCTCGTCATCGACGAGGTCCACCGCGCCGGCGGACGGATTTTCCCGCAGATCTGGCATACGGGGACGCGCCGCCCCGTCGCCAGCGCCGGCTGGAACCCCGAATTGCTTCCGATCGGCCCCTCCGGCCTTGCCTTCGTCGAGCCGGGCGCCACCGAGCCGCGTCAGGTCAGCCGGCCGATGACGCAGGCCGACATCGATCAGGTCATCGAGGCTTTTGCCGAGGCTGCGGCCCGGGCTCACCGGATCGGGGCCGACGGCGTCGAGATCCACGGCGCGCACGGCTATCTCATCGATCAGTTCCTCTGGGAGAAGACCAACCACCGCACGGATTCCTATGGCGGCTCGCCGGAGAACCGGGTGAGGTTCGCCACGGAAATCGTCCGCGAGTGCCGCCGCCGCACGGCGCCCGACTTTCCCATCGGGCTGCGCTTCTCCCAATGGAAAGCCGCCGATTACGACGCTCGGATCGCGCATGATCCTCAGGAGCTCGCCCGCCTCCTGGAACCGCTCGCCGACGCGGGCGTGGACGTTTTCCACTGCTCCACCCGGCGCTTCTGGGAGCCGGCCTTCACGGGAAGCGACCTCAGCCTCGCCGGCTGGACGAAGAAGCTCACCGGCAAGATCACCATCGGCGTCGGCTCGGTCGGGCTCGATCAGGCTCATATCGCCCGACCGCAGGAGCAGGTTGGAGGCTACACGACCAAGACCGTGCCGCTCGACCGTCTCGTGCACCTGATGGAGCGTGAGGAGTTCGATCTGATCGCCGTCGGCCGTTCGCTGCTCGTCGATCACAAATGGCCGGAAAAGGTGCGCGACGGCGCCTGGGAGGACATTACCGCCTATTCATCGCAGTCGCGCAACGTCTTCTATTGA
- a CDS encoding VOC family protein — MPETKPLKPAARMPGLRGVEHVGLTVPDLEEATRFLVDVLGCERFYDLGPFRFEDDWMTRQLAVHPRAVMKKLRFFRCGHGPNFEVFEYEAPDQNPQPPKNSDAGGHHLAFYTDDFDAALQWLRDHDVEILGEPVVRHQGPSAGQSWVYFRAPWGMQFELVSFPAGKGYEAETDQRLWSPVRPQD; from the coding sequence GTGCCTGAGACGAAACCGCTAAAGCCCGCCGCCCGGATGCCGGGATTGCGCGGGGTCGAGCATGTCGGCCTCACGGTGCCCGACCTCGAGGAGGCGACGCGGTTCCTCGTCGACGTCCTCGGCTGCGAGCGGTTCTACGACCTCGGGCCGTTCCGCTTCGAGGACGACTGGATGACGCGCCAGCTCGCCGTTCATCCGCGCGCGGTGATGAAGAAGCTCAGGTTCTTCCGCTGCGGGCACGGGCCTAATTTCGAGGTCTTCGAATACGAGGCGCCCGACCAGAACCCCCAGCCGCCGAAGAACAGCGATGCCGGAGGCCATCACCTCGCCTTCTATACCGACGATTTCGACGCCGCCCTGCAATGGCTGCGCGATCACGACGTCGAGATCCTGGGCGAACCGGTGGTCCGCCACCAGGGCCCCAGCGCCGGGCAGAGCTGGGTTTATTTCCGCGCGCCCTGGGGAATGCAGTTCGAACTGGTCAGCTTCCCAGCCGGCAAGGGATACGAGGCGGAAACGGACCAGCGGCTGTGGAGCCCGGTCCGCCCCCAGGACTAG
- a CDS encoding thiamine pyrophosphate-dependent enzyme has translation MPATKKLKPMADWLEVSATEADWAATGKAEALKMHNHLHLVRAFEDMVLEVDREGLIHGPAHSSVGQEGGAIGSIAPLRASDQVTGSHRGHHQFLAKALNYVDPGHADPLTTELGDGMMGVLQRTLAEIMGLAQGFCKGRGGSMHLRWDEAGALGTNAIVGGGVPMATGAAWSNKRAGKGDVVFSYVGEGGVHIGSVPEAMNLAALWNLPICFFIENNGFAVSTTVAEQTRETRVSARGLGFGIPSFRVDGMDPIAVRAATERALEIMRAGKGPAIIEAVVYRFYHHGNGIAGSAFGYRSKDDEARWRKRDPLSVMFDGLQAQGWLDQDGNARIADRAREAMKTVANALTRLDGNKRTIIESLWPDPARRDVGLRGDLSELEGVRFEEQESFSGALAEMRFVDAVAEVMNRRMAEDERIFCIGEDIHRLKGGTNGATKGLFDRYPDRIVPAPIAEAGFSGLAGGVAMMGRYRPVVELMYPDFALVAADQLFNQIGKARHMFGGETNMPLVLRTKIALGTGYGSQHSMDPAGLFAQWPGWRIVAPSTPFDYVGLMNSALACEDPVLVIEHVGLYNEKMPGPAEDYDYFIPLGKAKVVRPGSQLTVLTYSLMVGQTRKAVEALGLDAEIIDLRSLDRAGIDWETIGASIARTNNVVVVEQSPLTVSYGAMLTDEIQRRFFDHLDQPVQRVHGGESSPSVSKVLERAAFAMSPEIEAQLRQMMIDTGRGELVGA, from the coding sequence ATGCCGGCAACGAAGAAGCTGAAGCCCATGGCCGACTGGCTCGAGGTCAGCGCGACGGAGGCTGACTGGGCTGCGACCGGCAAGGCCGAGGCGCTCAAGATGCACAACCATCTCCACCTGGTGCGTGCCTTCGAGGACATGGTGCTCGAGGTCGACCGCGAGGGGCTGATCCACGGCCCGGCCCACAGCTCGGTCGGGCAGGAGGGGGGCGCGATCGGCTCGATTGCGCCGCTGCGCGCCAGCGACCAGGTGACCGGATCGCATCGCGGCCACCACCAGTTCCTCGCCAAGGCGCTGAACTATGTCGATCCCGGCCATGCCGATCCGCTGACGACGGAGCTCGGCGACGGCATGATGGGCGTGCTGCAGCGGACGCTGGCCGAGATCATGGGGCTGGCGCAGGGCTTCTGCAAGGGACGGGGCGGCTCGATGCATCTGCGCTGGGACGAGGCGGGGGCGCTCGGCACCAACGCCATCGTCGGCGGCGGCGTGCCGATGGCCACCGGCGCGGCCTGGTCGAACAAGCGCGCCGGCAAGGGCGACGTGGTGTTCTCCTATGTCGGCGAGGGCGGCGTCCATATCGGCTCGGTTCCGGAGGCGATGAACCTCGCCGCGCTGTGGAACCTGCCGATCTGCTTCTTCATCGAGAACAACGGCTTCGCCGTCTCGACCACGGTCGCCGAGCAGACCCGCGAGACGCGCGTCTCGGCGCGCGGGCTCGGCTTCGGCATCCCCTCCTTCCGGGTCGACGGCATGGATCCGATCGCGGTGCGCGCGGCGACCGAGCGCGCGCTCGAGATCATGCGCGCCGGCAAGGGGCCGGCGATCATCGAGGCGGTGGTCTACCGCTTCTACCACCACGGCAACGGCATCGCCGGCAGCGCCTTCGGCTATCGCAGCAAGGACGACGAAGCCCGCTGGCGCAAGCGCGATCCGCTGAGCGTGATGTTCGACGGGCTCCAGGCGCAGGGCTGGCTCGACCAGGACGGCAACGCCCGGATCGCCGACCGCGCCAGGGAAGCCATGAAGACGGTGGCCAACGCCCTGACCCGGCTCGACGGCAACAAGCGCACGATCATCGAAAGCCTCTGGCCCGATCCGGCCCGGCGAGACGTCGGCCTGCGCGGCGACCTGTCGGAGCTCGAGGGGGTGCGCTTCGAGGAGCAGGAGAGCTTCTCCGGCGCGCTGGCGGAGATGCGCTTCGTCGACGCGGTGGCCGAGGTGATGAACCGGCGCATGGCCGAGGATGAGCGCATCTTCTGCATCGGCGAGGATATCCACCGCCTGAAGGGCGGCACCAACGGCGCGACCAAGGGCCTGTTCGACCGCTATCCCGACCGGATCGTCCCGGCCCCGATCGCGGAGGCCGGTTTTTCCGGCCTCGCCGGCGGCGTCGCGATGATGGGGCGCTATCGCCCCGTGGTCGAGCTGATGTATCCGGATTTCGCGCTGGTCGCGGCCGACCAGCTGTTCAACCAGATCGGCAAGGCCCGCCACATGTTCGGCGGCGAGACCAACATGCCGCTCGTCCTGCGCACCAAGATCGCGCTCGGCACCGGATACGGCTCGCAGCATTCGATGGACCCGGCCGGGCTGTTCGCGCAGTGGCCGGGCTGGCGCATCGTCGCCCCCTCCACCCCGTTCGACTATGTCGGGCTGATGAACAGCGCGCTCGCTTGCGAGGACCCGGTGCTCGTGATCGAGCATGTCGGCCTCTACAACGAGAAGATGCCCGGCCCCGCCGAGGACTACGACTACTTCATCCCGCTCGGCAAGGCGAAGGTGGTCCGGCCGGGCAGCCAGCTCACCGTCCTGACCTATTCCCTGATGGTGGGGCAGACGCGCAAGGCGGTCGAGGCGCTGGGGCTCGATGCCGAGATCATCGATCTTCGCTCGCTCGACCGGGCCGGAATCGACTGGGAGACGATCGGCGCCTCGATCGCCAGGACGAACAATGTCGTGGTGGTCGAGCAGAGCCCGCTGACCGTCTCCTACGGCGCAATGCTGACCGACGAGATCCAGCGCCGCTTCTTCGATCATCTCGACCAGCCGGTGCAGCGCGTCCACGGCGGGGAAAGCTCGCCCAGCGTCTCGAAGGTGCTGGAACGGGCGGCCTTCGCGATGAGCCCGGAGATCGAAGCGCAGCTGCGCCAGATGATGATCGATACCGGGCGGGGGGAGCTTGTCGGTGCCTGA
- a CDS encoding IS110 family transposase, translated as MTITTIGLDLAKSVFQAHGIDENGATALVRKLHRKQMLPFFSKLPPCLIGVEACGTAHHWARTLSAMGHEVRLIPPSYVKAFVKRGKSDALDAEAICEAVQRRTMQFVPVKTVDQQGILMTHRARSLLVRQRTQAANALRSHLAELGLVANPGVANLARLAEQALSDRDALPSFARAALEIMLRQIVALGQEIAELDRQIASWHVESEASRRLAAIPGLGVITATAVAATVTDPDQFRSGRQFAAWLGLTPQQQSTGGKTRLGGISKQGDRYLRRLLVVGATAVIRHTKDKPTPMAAWIRKLLEKKPFRLVSIALANKLARIAWVLMTRKESYRPQQHAA; from the coding sequence ATGACGATCACGACGATTGGACTGGACCTGGCGAAGAGCGTCTTTCAGGCGCATGGGATTGATGAGAACGGCGCGACGGCATTGGTCAGGAAGCTGCATCGCAAGCAGATGCTGCCGTTCTTCTCAAAGCTTCCGCCCTGCCTGATCGGCGTGGAGGCATGCGGAACGGCGCACCATTGGGCGCGAACGCTCTCGGCGATGGGACATGAGGTTCGCCTGATCCCGCCGTCCTACGTCAAGGCCTTCGTCAAGCGCGGCAAAAGCGACGCCCTCGACGCAGAGGCGATCTGCGAAGCGGTCCAGCGGCGGACAATGCAGTTCGTACCGGTGAAGACGGTCGACCAGCAGGGCATCCTCATGACCCATCGCGCCCGCTCGTTGCTTGTTCGCCAGCGCACGCAAGCCGCCAACGCCTTGCGATCGCATCTGGCCGAGCTGGGGCTTGTCGCCAATCCCGGCGTCGCCAATTTGGCGAGGCTCGCCGAGCAGGCGCTCTCGGACAGGGACGCGCTTCCTTCCTTCGCCCGCGCAGCGCTGGAGATCATGCTTCGCCAGATCGTGGCCCTCGGCCAGGAGATCGCGGAACTCGATCGGCAGATCGCCTCCTGGCATGTCGAGAGCGAAGCAAGCCGCAGGCTCGCCGCTATTCCGGGCCTTGGTGTGATCACGGCGACCGCGGTCGCCGCCACCGTCACCGATCCCGATCAGTTCCGCTCCGGCCGGCAGTTTGCCGCGTGGCTGGGCCTGACGCCACAGCAGCAGTCGACCGGCGGCAAGACCAGGCTGGGCGGAATCTCGAAGCAGGGAGACCGCTACCTCCGTCGATTGCTCGTCGTCGGCGCCACCGCCGTCATCCGGCACACGAAGGACAAGCCGACGCCCATGGCCGCCTGGATCAGGAAGCTCTTGGAGAAGAAGCCTTTCAGGCTCGTCTCGATCGCGCTCGCCAACAAGCTCGCCCGGATCGCATGGGTCCTGATGACGCGCAAGGAGAGCTACAGACCCCAACAGCACGCCGCCTGA
- a CDS encoding NAD(P)-dependent oxidoreductase has protein sequence MSERIGWIGLGKMGAPMALNIRRAGHDLVVWNRSAARCEPLRAAGATVAADVASLAAGADILFVSVADDEALRRVALGEAGALAHMRPGSILIETSTVSVAISAEIARAAQARGIGYLRAPVSGSVQLASAGKLGMLVSGPRATFEAVEPILGLMTAQRLYAGDGEQARVLKLTVNMMVGLTAAMAGEAMAFCLRNGIDRATTIDGIAASVAASPLFGYKAEALKARDFSPRFSAAQMAKDFDLALSAGHALEVPMPLTALVRQGWATLIAAGEGDDDFFKYTELAIRAAGVDEA, from the coding sequence ATGAGCGAGCGGATCGGCTGGATCGGGCTGGGCAAGATGGGCGCGCCGATGGCGCTGAACATCAGGCGGGCGGGCCACGACCTTGTCGTGTGGAACCGCAGCGCCGCGCGGTGCGAGCCGCTGCGCGCCGCCGGCGCGACGGTCGCCGCCGATGTCGCGAGCCTGGCGGCCGGTGCCGATATCCTGTTCGTCTCGGTGGCCGACGACGAGGCCCTGCGCCGGGTGGCGCTGGGCGAGGCCGGGGCGCTCGCTCACATGCGCCCCGGCAGCATCCTGATCGAGACGAGCACGGTCTCGGTCGCGATCTCCGCCGAGATCGCGCGGGCGGCGCAGGCGCGCGGCATCGGCTATCTGCGCGCGCCGGTGTCGGGCTCGGTCCAGCTCGCCAGCGCCGGCAAGCTCGGGATGCTGGTGTCGGGGCCTCGCGCCACCTTCGAGGCGGTGGAGCCGATCCTGGGCCTGATGACGGCGCAGCGGCTTTATGCCGGCGACGGCGAGCAGGCGCGGGTGCTCAAGCTGACCGTCAACATGATGGTCGGCCTCACCGCGGCGATGGCGGGCGAGGCGATGGCTTTCTGCCTGAGGAACGGCATCGACCGCGCCACCACGATCGACGGCATCGCGGCGAGCGTCGCCGCCTCGCCGCTGTTCGGCTACAAGGCCGAGGCGCTCAAGGCCCGCGATTTCTCGCCCAGGTTCAGCGCGGCGCAGATGGCCAAGGATTTCGATCTGGCGCTGTCGGCCGGGCACGCGCTCGAGGTGCCGATGCCGCTGACGGCGCTGGTGCGGCAGGGCTGGGCGACGCTGATCGCGGCCGGCGAGGGCGACGACGATTTCTTCAAGTATACCGAGCTGGCCATCCGCGCGGCCGGCGTCGACGAAGCCTGA